The following are from one region of the Ochotona princeps isolate mOchPri1 chromosome 15, mOchPri1.hap1, whole genome shotgun sequence genome:
- the LOC101520109 gene encoding DNA dC->dU-editing enzyme APOBEC3-like, with amino-acid sequence MQSWRSGQGTGPGAATPQHRSAQHSYPQNWTPHLDKHDFYFNFRNSEKAKDRRNTFLCFQVEGASTSSKRVCSNQVGGLHVELSFLSWFENKLLSHAQQQQYQVTWYLSWSPCDSCAKQVANFLATNRNVRLTIFIARLYYFKRPQNQVGLRRLVSQGVRMNAMSLQEFSQCWEAFVDNHGSVFEPWENLDENYRCQADKLDEILRGSRSLLREETFCLHFNNQRRLPKPHPHRRWYLCYQLVLPNGVLLDKGCLQNKKKRHPEIRLIFRILSMELDQAQRYRLSCYLSWSPCLQCTQELGKFANKHKNLDLHIYTARLYCHWLRYFQKGLYLLWKYKVPMTVMGLQEFDDCWKIFVDQEKPFPAWPKLQQCSDKTQNRLNRILQGSCIPGHTPTHPSLPFLALPAWSLNDLKDALSDLSLSQ; translated from the exons ATGCAGTCCTGGAGGTCCGGACAAGGGACGGGGCCGGGAGCAGCCACCCCACAACACAGGAGTGCCCAGCACAG CTACCCCCAAAACTGGACACCACATTTAGATAAACATGATTTTTACTTTAACTTCCGCAACTCGGAAAAGGCCAAGGATCGGAGAAACACCTTCCTGTGCTTCCAGGTGGAGGGAGCCAGCACCTCCTCTAAGAGGGTCTGCAGTAACCAG GTTGGCGGGCTCCACGTGGAATTGTCCTTCCTCTCATGGTTCGAGAACAAGCTGCTGTCCCatgcccagcagcagcagtaccagGTGACCTGGTACCTCTCCTGGAGCCCCTGCGACAGCTGTGCGAAGCAGGTGGCCAACTTCCTGGCCACCAACAGGAACGTGAGGCTGACCATCTTCATTGCCCGCCTCTACTACTTCAAGAGGCCGCAGAACCAGGTGGGCCTTCGCCGGCTGGTCAGCCAGGGGGTCAGGATGAACGCCATGTCTCTCCAAG AATTTTCACAGTGTTGGGAAGCGTTTGTGGACAACCATGGAAGCGTATTTGAGCCTTGGGAAAATCTGGATGAAAACTACCGCTGTCAGGCCGACAAGCTGGATGAGATTCTCAG AGGTTCCCGGAGTCTGCTCAGAGAAGAGACCTTCTGTCTCCACTTCAACAACCAGCGCCGGCTGCCCAAGCCCCATCCCCACAGGAGGTGGTACCTGTGCTACCAGCTGGTGTTGCCCAACGGGGTCCTGCTCGACAAAGGCTGCTTACAAAACAAG AAAAAACGCCATCCAGAAATTCGCCTTATTTTCCGGATCCTGTccatggagctggaccaggcacagAGATACCGACTCTCCTGTTACCTCTCGTGgagcccctgcctgcagtgcaCTCAGGAGCTGGGAAAGTTCGCCAACAAGCACAAAAACCTGGACCTGCACATCTACACCGCCCGCCTGTACTGCCATTGGCTCAGATACTTCCAGAAGGGGCTGTACCTGCTGTGGAAGTACAAGGTCCCGATGACTGTCATGGGTCTCCAAG AGTTTGACGACTGCTGGAAAATCTTCGTGGACCAGGAAAAGCCCTTCCCGGCCTGGCCGAAGCTGCAGCAGTGCAGTGACAAGACTCAGAACCGGCTCAATAGGATCCTACAGGGGAGCTGCATCCCAGGGCATACCCCCACCCACCCTAGCCTGCCTTTCCTCgcgctccct GCCTGGAGTCTGAATGACTTGAAGGATGCCCTGAGCGACCTCAGCCTCAGCCAGTGA